ttaaaactataatgtaaaaagagcgagagcagtttttatatatttttttaaaacaaacaatttttgccccttataaatatatttgaaaatttatTTCAGGTTAATGTATCAATTGTTATACataaaatctgaatttaaaattaGCTTCAAAAGAACCTCAGTGCTCATATTTGAGGAAGCAATCTCATATTATTTATCTTTAACTGTTGGGTAACAATCTATATCATTGTTGGTCATAGTGCATGAAGGAAGTTTTACAAGATGTTAATGAATGATCCCAGTACATTAATGATTCTCTGTTCAGGTGTTCCTGTTTTTAGGTCTCCTCACTGTTACTTTAGGCACAGCTGGAATTTGTATAAAATGGAAAGAAGAGTGGAAAAGTGTCTATATGTCATTTCAGGTTAGAAGAATTCAGCCATTCATCATTTCTGTAATGGTACATTGTCCTTTATGTCTTCGCAGCTGGTTCTCATTGTGTTTCCTGTCACCCTATCTGTTCTATATGGCAGTGTGTTATTTTACTCCGGTAGCATGCATATTCCTCTGCATGATGCTATAGTGTACTGTATTAATCACAAGCCTGTCACTCAGGTGTCCATATCTCTAGTTACACCACTATTGTTGTACTGCACAGTGTATTCAAATCCCCTCTTTGGTTTCCCGCAGGCCACTGCTCCTTTCCTGCAGCTGTGTGGTGTGGTGGCTTTGACCTTGATCAGCTGGCTGGTGTTCCAGAGTTATCATAGAGCAAAAACAGCTGGTCAGTGTCTCCAAATACAACTTCTGAGTGCACACTATATTGCTTGTTAGATTGCTTTTCAGCAAACAGATAAATGCACAgacgttaaaaaaaatatttcaattcaaatCTATAGAATTTGTATATTACCTgtattttacagtgtactttatACCTTTtgatattagattagattagattcaactttattgtcattatgcagagtacaagtacagagctaatgaaatgcagttagcacctaaccagaagtgcaagaatatagtgttttatataaaagtgcagagtataagtgaagctatgatatacagaatgtacagtggagttgctatatactgtattgagcagagtatatacagaatataaataggaatgcaatgtagggattgtatgtacattatgaacagagcattgtaggattatatacacattatgaacaGAATAATGTTACCAGCATAATGTTAACAGCATAATGTTATATGTTACCAGTTGATGTATATGTGAAAGTTAGCACCAGTGATGCCTTTAATAATGCCAAATTATGTCAGTCTTTGTGTCTGAATATTTTTctgtgtgtctttgtctttgtagCTTGTAAGGTTTTAATAATGATGACCTTCCTGGTAGTGTCTGCTGCTGTGTTTCTCTGTCCTCTTGCTATCTGCTCTCCATGCATTACCAATAATCTTCCCCCAAAACCAGCTCTCATTGGACACCGCGGTGCTCCGATGGTAAGTGGTTACGCCTTAGTTGTAACTTTCATTTTGAGACATACTTTCCATGTGTTAAAACATGTTTACACTGGCGTGCCCTTCAAAATCTTGTCTTTGCTCTTTATTCATGTTGTTGGTAAACTGCATGAGGATTGTCACATAATTTTGTTAGAATAAATTTGACATGCCACACGATGAATCATCTGCTGTAGATTCTGAATCGGTTTAGGATTATGATGATTATGGCATTGTTCCCAGGTTGTAAGCTATCAATTTGGGAGAATGTGATTCATTAACATCTCAGTCTGTTGAACCATTTTTCAAATATTAGCAGTTTATAGATACAATAATCGCAGTGAATACATTTACAGTCATTACAGAACATGAAGTCCACATCCAAAAATATCATTTGAATAGCTGACTATCTACAGTTCCTATAAAAGCTGTAAAATGTCTCTGGCGGTGAAGGTGGAGGAGGTGTTTTGACATCTGAAGCTCTGTTGGTTTGTCTCCCTGCACTCACCAGGGTACTGGAGCTTAACTGTGAATAGAAACAGAGGCGTGTGAAGAACACAGATGCTACAGCTTTTGAATTTTGTTGAAACAGGGCATGCAAACCTgaacatatttatttagtaaaataatgGTCTCTTAAATGTGAATAATGATGTGTTTAGATGGCTCCAGAGAACACCATGATGTCATTCAGGAAGAGTATGGAGTGTGATGTGGTGGCATTTGAAACAGATGTGCAACTCAGGTAATGGATTGTTTCCCGAAACACTTGGTTtggttttgtgtgtatatttatatatgtgtgtgtatactgtgtttttatgtgtgtccAATCCtcgtctctttttttttcagtaaggacAAGAAGCCTTTTCTTATGCATGACAATGGTTCAAGCTTTTTGCTGCGAACAACTGACGTGAAGGATAAGTTTTTAGGTCGAGATGGCGACGTGAACACTAACTTCACATTAGAGGAGTTAAAGACTTTAAATGCAGGCGAATGGTTTGTAAGGGTGAggacaaagatttttttttttttttatctgcaattCCTTTGCAATTACCTTTATCTGCAATTGcccttattttatttaagttttccaatatatatatagcttttataTAGTCCAACACATTGACAGTAATTGctgtaatgtaataatataatggaaatataattttttttttttcaaaatattacacaatTATATTCATCATATTATATTACGAAAGATCTGTTGTAAAGACAGCTCATGTGCAGTTGAATTTGAATGCAAACTAGATAAAGCAGTCAACATGAGAAGGAATGTCTGTTGATTAGAGCAAACAACCTTGAACTCCACTGAAGTTGCAGCTTTCATCAGTATGAGCAGATATCGAGCAGAGAACAAAAAGTTCTCCCACCGTATCAGTTCTTCAGCAGTGTGATGTCAAAATGACAACTTTGTTTCAACTGAGATCTTTTGATTTTTCAAATGTAGACAGATCCATTTCAGTCAGTGGCATCGCTCTCAAAGGAAGAGAAGATGGAGGCTAATAACCAGACAGTACCTTCTCTTAATGAGCTCTTAGTCATGGCCAAAACGCATAATGTCTCCCTCATATTTGACCTCAAAAATGATGAAAACTCAACAGGATTCCAAAACAGTGACTCCTACTACACCACTGAAACGATCAAAAAATCAGGCATCTCACAAGACAAGGTAATAATAtcagtgaaattaaatatttgtttctatCACATAAggcaacatttctgatttttgtttGAGTGTTTTTGAGTTTAATGTTACAATGTTTTTACACCactgaatgtaattgtaattttgtgCATCACTTTCAGATATGGTGGCTCCCTTCAGAATTTAGGCACGAAGTGAGAAACATTGCACCAGGGTTCAAGCAGGTGTATCATAATGAACAAGACATGAATGCGGATGGTGGAAGCTTTCTGAATATGAAATACAGTTCACTGAATGCTCACGAAATAAGGTAAGTGTAGGAGGATCGGTGCAGGCTATCTGACATGCAGAGACATGATGCTGCTGTCATCCATGTTGGTATGATCTCACAGCCTTAGGGAACATTCTCACAGGGTTATATTTTCTTATAAAGATGACAGAATTGCTATGAAAAATGAATGCCAATCTGAAGCTTAAACCTACAAATGTATCTTCTAATGATTATAATAGCAGGAATGAAGAGTACCAAAATACAACACATGATGATTGATGAAACCTTTTCCAGACGCTATTGTATCCGGTTGGGTGCACctgtcatttaataattttacctGACAGTAAAGATGAAGAAAGAATAGAATTAAACAAGAAAATCTTGACTGATGAATAAGACTGCATGTTAAAACGGTTTTGCCACTCCTGTCTATTGTGACAAAAACTGGCTTGTCGCGACCTGTCTAAAGGTCGCTGAGATGAAGCCAAAGACAAGTGAATTTGAGGGaagattttattttgacatacatttcttttttatttcactgtACAGTGAGCTGCGGGAAAAAAATGTGTCCGTGAATCTGTGGGTTGTGAATGAGCCCTGGCTCTTCTCATTACTGTGGTGCTCAGGGGCCAGTTCAGTGACCACCAATGCTTGCCACATCCTCAAAAACATGTCTAAGCCTGACTGGCATCTGGTAAAGCTCAGCCTATCTTGTCACCTATCACTGTGTATTCTGccgtaaaagagaaaaaaaaatcaatttcttgTTCACATGGGCTTGTCTGAATATGTAACTGAAATcctttgtgtttgtgtatctcTCTTTCCACGTAATAATGAAAGGAGCCTAATATCTACATGGGAATATGGATCTCGGCTGATGTGATATCATTACTGTTGATGTTTGGCCTGTTTATCTGGCAAAGGTAAGCAAAGAAACTCATCACATACAGTAtaatgctgtgttttgttgttgttgttgtttttttacagaatttttggTGGAGATTTGAATGTGTTTATTATAATAGCTGTAAACCttttaattgcatatttaattacttttctaatattgtttattagtgtttatagTGTGTAACTGAATTTCTCTTTTTTACTTTCCCATGTATAATACACACATAAAAAGTGTTAATATGGTTAAATCAGAAACaatagattattttttaaatataagtgatTATTGTGT
This DNA window, taken from Carassius auratus strain Wakin chromosome 14, ASM336829v1, whole genome shotgun sequence, encodes the following:
- the gdpd2 gene encoding glycerophosphoinositol inositolphosphodiesterase GDPD2, which codes for MFSIFRTCLRGIYSCQWNSQTRTQNRACCWFSFLCLVSILALSWMYVCFIAFNDHDDVNWLAFKTLKKWVSWYMIVMVVSAVLAIYCLLLLVFGLLHLAIREPLNLHCLHKVFLFLGLLTVTLGTAGICIKWKEEWKSVYMSFQATAPFLQLCGVVALTLISWLVFQSYHRAKTAACKVLIMMTFLVVSAAVFLCPLAICSPCITNNLPPKPALIGHRGAPMMAPENTMMSFRKSMECDVVAFETDVQLSKDKKPFLMHDNGSSFLLRTTDVKDKFLGRDGDVNTNFTLEELKTLNAGEWFVRTDPFQSVASLSKEEKMEANNQTVPSLNELLVMAKTHNVSLIFDLKNDENSTGFQNSDSYYTTETIKKSGISQDKIWWLPSEFRHEVRNIAPGFKQVYHNEQDMNADGGSFLNMKYSSLNAHEISELREKNVSVNLWVVNEPWLFSLLWCSGASSVTTNACHILKNMSKPDWHLEPNIYMGIWISADVISLLLMFGLFIWQRRRKSHVFRQNTSERSYPLLPR